GCACCCACGTCGCCGTCGACTTCGACATCTGCATCGCCGACGGCGCCTGCGTCGAGGACTGTCCCGTCGACGTCTTCGAGTGGGTGGACACCCCCGACCACCCCGAATCCGAACTGAAGGCTGACCCGGCCAACGAGAGTCAGTGTATCGACTGTATGCTCTGCGTCGACGTCTGCCCCGTAGACGCAATCGACGTGGACGCGGGTCGAGCGGGGCGGACTTGAGATGCGCACTGTCACGCTGACGAAGGGCGTGCCGGACTTCCGCGAGGGACAGGTGTCCTTCGACGAGGACGGCCACCTCGAACGCGGCGACACGCCCACAGTCATGAACCCGAACGACGAACCGGCGCTGCGCGCGGCGCTCCAGACGAAGATTCGACGCGGCGGCACCGCGAGCGTGATGAGCATGGGGCCGCCGGGGTACGGCGACGTGCTCCGGGAGGCGATGGAGTCTGTCTACGCCGACGACCTCTACCTGCTGTCGGACCGCGAGTTGGCGGCGTCGGACACGTGGGCGACCGCCATCACGCTCGCGACGGGGATTCAACATTTGGACGAGACGCCGGACATCGTGTTCGCGGGGTTCAAGACCGCGGACGGGGAGACGGGTCACACCGGCCCGCAGACGGCGTGGTGTCTGGACTGGCCGATGGTGACACACGTCGTCGCGCTGGACGTCGACGAGGACGCGGGCCGCCTGCGCGCGAAGCGCCTCGTGGAGGGCGACGTAGACGAAATCGAGACGGTGGAGGCGCCGCTCCCCGCGTTCGTCGTCACCGACCCCGAGTTCGAACCCTCGTACCGGAAGGCCGCCCACCGCCTCCAGCACAAGGACTTGCGCGAGGAAACGGTCGAGCGTGCCGTCGACCACGAGGACCACATGACGGTCTGGGACCACGAGGACCTGAACCTCGACCCGGACTTCATCGGGCTGGACGGGTCGCCGACCATCGTGTCCGGCGTCGACCCGATTCCGAAGGCGCCCGCGGAGCGCGACGCGACGATGATTTCGCCGGGCGACGCCGACGGGATGGGCGAACTGGTCGACGAGATGGCGCGGTTCGCGGGG
The nucleotide sequence above comes from Halobacterium litoreum. Encoded proteins:
- a CDS encoding 4Fe-4S dicluster domain-containing protein, which encodes MAIDPNFEENRERVDTHQGHDVWGPVEEPEKLGIHGTHVAVDFDICIADGACVEDCPVDVFEWVDTPDHPESELKADPANESQCIDCMLCVDVCPVDAIDVDAGRAGRT
- a CDS encoding electron transfer flavoprotein subunit beta/FixA family protein, which produces MRTVTLTKGVPDFREGQVSFDEDGHLERGDTPTVMNPNDEPALRAALQTKIRRGGTASVMSMGPPGYGDVLREAMESVYADDLYLLSDRELAASDTWATAITLATGIQHLDETPDIVFAGFKTADGETGHTGPQTAWCLDWPMVTHVVALDVDEDAGRLRAKRLVEGDVDEIETVEAPLPAFVVTDPEFEPSYRKAAHRLQHKDLREETVERAVDHEDHMTVWDHEDLNLDPDFIGLDGSPTIVSGVDPIPKAPAERDATMISPGDADGMGELVDEMARFAGGD